The following coding sequences are from one Nicotiana tabacum cultivar K326 chromosome 1, ASM71507v2, whole genome shotgun sequence window:
- the LOC107812388 gene encoding uncharacterized protein LOC107812388 isoform X1, whose translation MYLSDEKCIVVEFDDMDQPIGERQGVLAGFCGILATDCSLFPIHFNKWPDLPKSYFNCCFDRIIKEKIELVVSQSATDESEVSPNDVVGKVLGKEHSGRVRCLGLGAIPSKVFRQTRRHFGDINSSSCDNGSCSSKREEKYNQIVNAHNQSQEKYNRIVNAHNQSQENYAQMMTAHHQMMNAFKTYMIMKEGTIPQQFAGIFVSPPPAAPSDASSGSISPMVVRGSSSNSNLNENY comes from the exons ATGTATTTATCCGACGAAAAATGTATTGTGGTTGAATTTGATGATATGGATCAGCCAATTGGAGAAAGGCAAGGTGTTCTTGCAGGCTTTTGTGGAATTTTAGCAACCGACTGCTCCTTATTTCCAATTCATTTCAACAAATGGCCAGATTTACCTAAGTCATACTTCAATTGTTGCTTTGATCGAATTATAAAG GAAAAAATTGAGCTAGTTGTAAGTCAAAGCGCCACAGATGAGTCTGAAGTTTCACCAAATGATGTTGTTGGTAAGGTGCTAGGAAAAGAGCATTCTGGAAGGGTGAGGTGCTTGGGGTTAGGAGCTATCCCGAGTAAAGTTTTTAGACAAACAAGACGTCATTTTGGAGATATAAATTCTTCCAGTTGTGATAATGGTTCATGTTCGTCCAAACGCGAAGAGAAGTACAATCAGATTGTAAATGCTCACAATCAAAGCCAAGAAAAGTACAATCGGATTGTAAATGCTCACAATCAAAGCCAAGAGAACTATGCTCAAATGATGACTGCACACCACCAAATGATGAATGCTTTCAAGACATATATGATTATGAAAGAAGGGACAATACCTCAACAGTTTGCTGGGATTTTCGTTTCTCCTCCTCCGGCAGCG CCAAGTGATGCATCTAGCGGATCCATTTCACCTATGGTCGTAAGAGGATCATCTAGTAATAGTAATCTTAATGAAAATTATTGA
- the LOC107812387 gene encoding desiccation protectant protein Lea14 homolog — MDLVDKAKNYVSEKVAEKVANMEKPEATIKDVDVKKISFDSISYHAKVSVTNPYKVPIPIMEIAYVVKSAGRIIATGTIPDPGSLKAKSTTLVDVPAKVPHSAIVSLVMDIAADWDIDYTLELGLIIDLPVIGNFTIPLSYSGEYKLPTLSDLWRGDDEEEKDEKDEKEKKEEKVKKLEEKEIK, encoded by the exons atggattTGGTAGACAAAGCGAAGAATTACGTATCAGAGAAGGTGGCAGAAAAAGTGGCGAATATGGAAAAACCAGAAGCAACTATTAAGGATGTGGATGTTAAGAAGATCAGTTTTGATAGCATTTCATATCATGCTAAGGTCTCTGTTACCAATCCATATAAAGTTCCCATTCCTATCATGGAGATCGCTTACGTCGTTAAAAGCGCGGGCAG GATAATAGCTACAGGTACAATTCCAGACCCAGGGTCATTGAAGGCGAAAAGCACAACCTTAGTAGACGTGCCGGCAAAGGTTCCACACAGTGCAATAGTGAGCTTAGTGATGGACATAGCAGCAGATTGGGACATTGATTATACACTTGAATTGGGTCTCATTATTGACCTTCCTGTCATTGGTAACTTTACCATTCCACTCTCTTATAGCGGCGAGTATAAGCTTCCTACACTGTCTGATTTATGGCGAGGTGATGACGAAGAAGAGAAAGATGAAAAAGacgagaaagaaaagaaagaagagaaagtgaagaaattagaagagaaagaaaTAAAGTAA
- the LOC107812388 gene encoding uncharacterized protein LOC107812388 isoform X2 — protein MDNVPSEIPRDQWTSYVAYRFNEKTMEMSKRNAKIRKKQTVAHTGGSKPNSKRRAEMMAESGQNPGQAQLYLATHKKEDGSYVNEAAREICASFYLLKASS, from the exons ATGGATAATGTTCCATCAGAGATTCCACGGGATCAATGGACTTCTTATGTTGCTTACCGTTTTAATGAAAAGACAATG GAAATGAGCAAAAGAAATGCTAAAATTCGGAAGAAACAAACTGTTGCACACACTGGTGGTTCCAAACCAAACTCCAAAAGAAGAGCTGAAATg ATGGCTGAATCTGGACAAAACCCTGGACAAGCGCAACTCTATCTTGCTACTCATAAGAAGGAAGATGGGTCATATGTTAATGAAGCAGCAAGAGAAATATGTGCAAGTTTCTACTTGTTAAAAGCTTCATCCTAA